The following proteins are co-located in the Fusobacterium sp. IOR10 genome:
- a CDS encoding ZIP family metal transporter, translating into MIYALKGLGFIFVMTTLGSATVFLFKDEISNTIQTIFLGFAAGIMIAASIFGLILPSLETSNNMGLPSWVPTSIGFLTGVFIIFILDKIVPHLHPNINKKEGMSTSMKRTSLLITAVTLHNIPEGMAVGLSFSLAAQNPNNPILLTSAIALAAGIGIQNFPEGAAVSLPLRREGFSSKKSFILGSLSGIVEPIFGIITFLITSNSIAIMPWLLSAAAGAMMYVVIEELIPEAHLGEGSDLGTISVLIGFVIMMILDVALG; encoded by the coding sequence ATGATATATGCTTTGAAAGGATTAGGATTTATATTTGTTATGACAACTTTAGGATCAGCTACAGTATTTCTGTTTAAAGATGAAATTTCAAATACTATTCAAACAATTTTTTTAGGATTCGCTGCTGGAATAATGATTGCTGCTTCTATTTTTGGATTAATTTTACCATCACTAGAAACTTCTAACAACATGGGACTACCATCTTGGGTTCCCACTTCCATTGGATTTTTAACAGGAGTTTTTATTATTTTTATTTTAGACAAAATAGTTCCACATTTACATCCTAATATAAATAAAAAAGAGGGGATGTCTACTTCTATGAAAAGAACTTCCCTTCTTATTACAGCTGTTACTTTACATAATATTCCAGAAGGTATGGCTGTGGGATTATCTTTTTCATTAGCTGCTCAGAATCCAAATAATCCCATTCTTTTAACTTCTGCCATTGCTTTGGCCGCTGGAATTGGTATACAAAATTTTCCTGAGGGAGCAGCTGTTTCATTACCTCTAAGAAGAGAGGGGTTTTCCTCTAAAAAATCTTTTATTCTTGGAAGTCTATCTGGAATTGTTGAACCAATATTTGGAATCATAACTTTTTTAATCACTTCTAACTCAATTGCTATCATGCCTTGGTTGCTTTCTGCTGCTGCTGGAGCAATGATGTATGTTGTTATTGAAGAATTGATACCTGAAGCTCATCTAGGAGAAGGTTCTGATCTAGGAACTATAAGCGTTCTTATTGGATTTGTAATTATGATGATTTTAGATGTGGCACTTGGATAA
- a CDS encoding 4Fe-4S binding protein: MYVIDQDNCIGCGACEGTCPVGAISGNDEGKFSINDTCIDCGACAGGCPVSCISAGE; the protein is encoded by the coding sequence ATGTACGTAATAGATCAAGATAATTGTATAGGGTGTGGAGCTTGTGAAGGAACTTGTCCAGTAGGAGCTATTTCAGGAAACGACGAAGGAAAATTCTCTATCAATGATACATGTATTGATTGTGGAGCATGTGCTGGTGGATGTCCAGTAAGTTGCATATCAGCAGGAGAATAG
- a CDS encoding EFR1 family ferrodoxin (N-terminal region resembles flavodoxins. C-terminal ferrodoxin region binds two 4Fe-4S clusters.) → MERKVWGMYFSGTETTKRTVTHVGKVLSDKFNVDFEEYNFTFKKVRALEKKFNENDIVVFGVPVIAGRVPNVLLKYLDTIIGNGALVVPIVLYGNRNYDDALIELRDILKKDGFNPIAAGAFIGEHSFSKILGKNRPDEKDLALATKFADDIFNKISSPEFDCEKLIEVNGTPYPYRYYYKPRDSKGVPVDIRKVKPLTNDKCINCGLCASICPMESINPDNVTEVNGICIKCCACVKECPVGAKYYDDDNYLYHQHELEEQFMRRAEPKLFV, encoded by the coding sequence ATGGAAAGAAAAGTTTGGGGAATGTATTTTTCAGGAACTGAAACAACAAAAAGAACAGTTACTCATGTGGGGAAAGTTTTATCTGACAAATTTAATGTTGACTTTGAAGAATATAATTTTACTTTTAAAAAAGTTAGAGCATTGGAAAAAAAATTCAATGAAAATGATATTGTTGTATTTGGAGTTCCTGTTATTGCAGGAAGGGTTCCAAATGTACTTTTAAAATATTTAGATACTATTATTGGTAATGGTGCTTTAGTTGTTCCTATAGTTTTATATGGTAATAGAAATTACGATGATGCTTTAATTGAACTTAGAGATATTCTAAAAAAAGATGGATTTAATCCAATTGCTGCTGGAGCTTTTATTGGAGAACATTCTTTCTCTAAAATTCTTGGAAAAAATAGACCAGACGAAAAAGATTTAGCGTTGGCAACTAAATTTGCTGATGATATTTTTAATAAAATTTCGTCTCCTGAATTTGATTGTGAAAAATTAATTGAAGTTAATGGTACTCCTTATCCATATAGATATTATTACAAACCTAGAGATTCTAAGGGGGTTCCTGTTGATATTAGAAAGGTTAAACCTTTAACTAATGATAAATGTATTAACTGCGGTTTATGTGCTAGCATTTGCCCAATGGAATCTATTAATCCTGATAATGTAACTGAAGTCAACGGCATTTGTATTAAATGTTGCGCTTGCGTTAAAGAATGTCCTGTTGGAGCTAAATATTATGATGATGACAACTATTTATATCATCAACATGAATTAGAAGAACAATTTATGCGTAGAGCTGAACCTAAACTATTTGTATAA
- a CDS encoding FeoB-associated Cys-rich membrane protein gives MNLATGILGLIIFVIFVFIVRKMIIDKKNHKCSCGCSTCGISGACSSNKKTEKKKKEL, from the coding sequence ATGAATTTAGCAACTGGAATTTTAGGATTAATTATTTTTGTAATATTTGTATTTATTGTAAGAAAAATGATAATAGATAAAAAAAATCACAAATGTTCTTGTGGATGTTCCACTTGTGGGATTTCTGGAGCATGTAGCTCTAATAAAAAAACTGAAAAGAAAAAAAAGGAATTATAA
- a CDS encoding FeoA family protein, producing the protein MEPLSFSNIGDRKHILKITGRDEVRQHLAELGFVVGAEIYIVSKIGKNMILSVKNSRVGLDMSMVNRIMV; encoded by the coding sequence ATGGAACCATTGAGTTTTTCAAATATAGGAGATAGAAAACATATATTAAAAATAACAGGTAGAGATGAGGTTAGACAACATTTAGCTGAATTAGGGTTTGTTGTAGGTGCTGAAATATATATTGTTTCTAAAATAGGAAAAAATATGATTCTTTCTGTTAAAAACTCTAGAGTCGGATTGGATATGAGTATGGTAAATAGAATAATGGTTTAA
- a CDS encoding metal-dependent transcriptional regulator, translating into MKINKSSEDYLETILFLKNKIINVRSIDIVNETGYKKSSISIAMKKLRESNYITIDDSGLISLTPSGEILANKIYNKHNCLKEIFVSIGVPEDVAEKDACKIEHCISDESFNCLIEHFKLK; encoded by the coding sequence ATGAAAATAAATAAATCATCTGAAGATTATTTGGAAACTATTTTGTTTTTAAAAAATAAAATAATTAATGTTAGGTCAATAGATATAGTTAATGAAACTGGATATAAAAAATCTAGTATTAGTATTGCTATGAAAAAATTAAGAGAATCCAATTATATCACCATTGATGATAGTGGATTAATATCTTTAACTCCCTCTGGAGAAATTTTAGCTAACAAAATTTATAATAAACATAACTGCCTTAAAGAAATTTTTGTCTCTATTGGAGTTCCTGAGGATGTTGCAGAAAAAGATGCTTGCAAAATCGAACATTGTATAAGTGATGAATCTTTTAATTGTCTTATAGAACATTTTAAATTAAAATAG
- the recQ gene encoding DNA helicase RecQ encodes MENQALEILKKIYGYNSFRKGQAHIIKNILNKKDTIGVMATGGGKSICFQIPALMFQGITIVISPLISLMKDQVDSLKILGIEAISINSTLSKEEFFQACHDLRSGKIKLLYLSPEKLENIKFIKFIKSLNVQMVAVDEAHCISQWGHDFRTSYLKIPEFIKSLDKNVPILALTATATPKVTKDIEILLNLNNPIKYIDGFDRKNIFFKVEKNINPEAYIIRYIKNHKELSGIIYASTRKEVDSLYQYFKDIKQLNVGKYHAGMSKKERSISQDNFLNDNVKVMIATNAFGMGIDKSNVRYVIHRNIPKDLESYYQEAGRAGRDGLPSEAILLFFEEDVATQEFFINSNDIASDKIIQIKRSKLDDMVNYAYLETCYREYILKYFGDKRIKNYCGNCGNCKKAKDIEDLTIDTKIVISCIGRAKEKIGTSTLVNILLGKADSKIERKGLNKLSTFALMKNKNQNWLEEFLNFLISENIIELTAGSFPVLKLNKNSFNIIKDKRKIYRKINETVSLNFYNDPLFKSLNKIRKEISVKENVAPYIIFSDFTLMEMAEKKPINRWEMLKIKGVGNQKFKNYGDIFLKTINSFSNEELEILKIENFIDEKYLSDNKLNNLKKDLNLTLDINSLKDILIKNLFSN; translated from the coding sequence ATGGAAAATCAAGCTTTAGAAATTTTAAAAAAAATATATGGATATAATTCCTTTAGAAAAGGGCAAGCTCATATAATTAAAAATATCTTAAATAAAAAAGATACCATTGGAGTTATGGCTACTGGTGGAGGAAAATCAATTTGTTTTCAAATACCAGCTTTAATGTTTCAAGGAATAACCATTGTCATATCTCCTCTTATTTCATTGATGAAAGATCAAGTTGATAGTTTGAAAATATTAGGGATAGAAGCTATTTCAATAAATTCCACTTTGTCTAAGGAGGAATTTTTTCAAGCTTGTCACGATTTGAGATCTGGAAAAATAAAGTTACTATACTTGTCTCCTGAAAAATTAGAAAATATAAAGTTCATAAAATTTATAAAATCTTTAAATGTTCAAATGGTTGCAGTTGATGAGGCTCACTGTATTTCCCAATGGGGACATGATTTTAGAACAAGTTATTTGAAAATTCCAGAATTTATTAAAAGTCTAGATAAAAATGTTCCAATTCTTGCTCTTACTGCAACTGCTACACCTAAGGTAACAAAAGATATTGAGATTCTTTTGAATTTAAATAATCCTATTAAATATATTGATGGATTTGATAGAAAAAATATTTTTTTCAAAGTTGAAAAAAATATTAATCCTGAAGCTTACATTATTAGATACATAAAAAATCATAAAGAATTATCTGGAATAATTTATGCTTCCACAAGAAAAGAAGTAGATAGTCTGTATCAATATTTCAAGGATATTAAACAATTAAATGTAGGAAAATACCATGCTGGAATGTCTAAAAAGGAAAGAAGTATTTCTCAAGATAACTTTTTAAATGATAACGTTAAAGTTATGATTGCCACCAATGCTTTTGGAATGGGAATTGATAAATCCAATGTCCGTTATGTTATTCATAGAAATATCCCAAAGGATTTAGAAAGTTATTATCAAGAGGCTGGACGTGCTGGAAGAGACGGACTTCCCAGTGAGGCCATTCTTTTATTCTTCGAAGAAGATGTGGCTACCCAGGAATTTTTTATAAACTCAAATGATATAGCCAGTGATAAAATTATACAAATAAAAAGAAGTAAACTAGATGATATGGTTAACTATGCTTATTTGGAAACTTGTTATAGGGAATATATTTTAAAATACTTTGGTGATAAAAGAATAAAAAACTATTGTGGAAATTGTGGAAATTGTAAAAAAGCCAAGGATATTGAAGATTTAACAATTGATACTAAAATTGTTATCTCTTGTATAGGAAGAGCCAAGGAAAAAATAGGAACATCTACCCTTGTAAATATACTTCTTGGAAAAGCTGATTCTAAAATTGAAAGAAAAGGCTTAAATAAATTAAGTACTTTTGCATTAATGAAAAATAAAAACCAAAATTGGTTGGAAGAATTTCTTAATTTTTTAATTTCAGAAAATATAATTGAATTAACTGCTGGAAGTTTTCCAGTTCTCAAATTAAATAAAAATTCTTTTAATATTATAAAAGATAAACGTAAAATTTACAGAAAAATAAATGAAACTGTTTCTTTAAATTTTTATAATGATCCTTTATTTAAAAGTTTAAACAAGATACGTAAAGAAATAAGTGTTAAAGAAAATGTTGCTCCTTATATAATATTTTCTGATTTTACACTTATGGAAATGGCTGAAAAAAAGCCTATAAATAGATGGGAAATGTTAAAAATTAAAGGAGTTGGAAATCAAAAATTTAAAAATTATGGGGATATATTTCTAAAAACTATCAATTCTTTTTCAAATGAAGAGCTTGAAATTCTAAAAATAGAAAATTTTATAGATGAAAAATATTTGTCTGATAATAAATTAAATAATTTAAAAAAAGATTTAAATCTTACCCTAGATATTAACTCATTAAAGGATATTCTCATTAAAAATTTATTTTCCAATTAA
- the mnmH gene encoding tRNA 2-selenouridine(34) synthase MnmH yields the protein MREISFEEVLKLKNYVLIDARSPKEFLEQGIPGAVNIPALLDDERAEVGTAYVKQSKEKAKEIGIQRISKRLPEIFKNINELSKKYDRLIFYCSRGGMRSGSLEVLFNTLGFKTMKLQGGYKSYRQYILENIHEINKNKEYIVLHGRTGEGKTKILEKLEEKGYSVLNLEKMADHKGSFFGGVCETREQSQKRFDGEIFNRLIKDTKGYFLVESESKRIGNIYINENIYSSIVNGKHLFVSTSMKNRVEIIMEDYADAKISELEECLLKVARYISKERYEKYHSLLIEGKLAELSEILMEKYYDPLYDVGINKYTYDVNINYEDVDEAVEEIVTYLKNNNYEE from the coding sequence ATGAGAGAGATAAGTTTTGAGGAAGTATTAAAGTTAAAAAATTATGTGCTAATAGATGCTAGAAGTCCAAAGGAATTTTTAGAACAAGGTATTCCAGGGGCAGTTAATATTCCTGCACTATTAGATGATGAAAGAGCTGAAGTTGGTACAGCTTATGTAAAACAATCAAAAGAAAAAGCTAAGGAAATAGGAATTCAAAGAATCTCTAAAAGATTACCAGAAATATTTAAGAATATAAATGAATTATCTAAAAAATATGATAGATTAATATTTTATTGTTCTAGAGGTGGGATGAGAAGTGGCTCTTTAGAAGTTTTATTCAATACTTTAGGTTTTAAAACTATGAAACTTCAAGGGGGATATAAATCCTATAGGCAATATATTCTAGAAAATATTCATGAAATAAATAAGAATAAAGAATATATAGTTCTCCATGGAAGAACAGGGGAAGGAAAGACTAAAATATTAGAAAAGTTAGAAGAAAAGGGATATTCAGTTTTAAATTTAGAAAAAATGGCTGATCACAAGGGCTCATTTTTTGGAGGTGTTTGTGAAACTAGAGAACAAAGTCAAAAAAGATTTGATGGAGAAATATTCAATCGATTAATTAAAGATACAAAGGGATATTTTTTAGTTGAAAGTGAAAGTAAAAGGATTGGAAATATATATATAAATGAAAATATTTACAGTTCAATAGTTAATGGAAAGCATTTATTTGTAAGTACATCTATGAAAAATAGAGTTGAAATAATTATGGAAGATTATGCAGATGCTAAAATTTCAGAATTAGAAGAATGTCTACTGAAGGTAGCAAGATATATTAGTAAGGAAAGATATGAAAAATATCATAGTTTATTGATTGAGGGAAAACTAGCTGAGCTTAGTGAGATTCTTATGGAAAAATACTATGATCCATTGTATGATGTGGGAATAAATAAATATACATATGATGTGAATATAAATTATGAAGATGTTGATGAAGCAGTTGAAGAGATAGTAACATATTTAAAAAATAATAATTATGAAGAATAA
- a CDS encoding acyl-CoA dehydratase activase-related protein — MKKLFLGIDLGSTTIKIVCVNSKKEILYSIYERHFSDVRNKLKIILDEMLTVLTNKFGRDILFRINITGSSGIGISKTLNFNFTQEVISSIKAIEILIPETDVAIELGGEDAKITFLRDGTEQRMNGSCAGGTGAFIDQMANLLNTDAMGLNELAKKSNTIYPIASRCGVFAKTDVQPLINEGAKKEDIAVSILQAVVNQTITGLACGKKIEKKIAFLGGPLYFLSELRKRFKETLNLNDEDVLFPNESQLFVAKGASYIALEEEIPFININEFKERLQLLLKNESEKSSSLRPLFLTEKEKEEFYKKHNLEKVGKINIDEYEGNAYLGIDAGSTTIKLVLLSENLEILYSYYSNNKGTPMNTLLKEMEKLYDKLGDRIKIKGSCVTGYGEQLIKTAFNIDYGIVETIAHYKGAKHFLPNVDFILDIGGQDMKCLKIKDGVIKSILLNEACSSGCGSFLETFSNSLNIDILEFAKVGMESKEPCDLGTRCTVFMNSKVKQVQKEGAKIEDISAGLSYSVIKNTLYKVIKMKNNNELGENIVVQGGTFLNDCVLRCFELISEKSVVRPNIAGLMGAFGCAIIAKEKSKEENKEMSSILNLKGIKEFSFESKLTRCKGCGNNCLLTVHLFKTGERFVSGNRCDNFLGKIKKESKYNMVEYKYNRLFNYNPLDISKAFRGEIGIPRVLNIYESYPFWFTLFNSLGFRVIISDESSKRLYNKGIGTISSDSICYPAKLVHGHIINLIEKGIKKIFYPCVVYEEKESLTSDNNYNCPIVISYSEVIKNNMDILKEKNIELINPFVSLESKKVICKTLEKEFAKYNIKKHEIKSAVDLAWEERINYKEDLLEKTNEILKYIEENDKPGIVLCGRPYHIDKEINHGIPDIISSFNIPILTGDVISTLSPLKHKLRVVDQWTYHSRLYRAANFVGEHKNLELIEFNSFSCGIDSITIDQVSEILDYYGKTYTVLKIDEISNMGSVKIRLRSLLAVIGDKKRNILKEIQHKKTTKKIEFTKKSKEEYTIIAPQMSPIHFDLIKTAFKSSGYNLDVLTETKSAIDMGLKYVNNDACYPAILVVGELILALKSKKYNLDKTAVLISQTGGSCRATNYIALLKKALSDAGFENIPVLSLNSLGYEQQEGFKLSLKLIHKLIMAVSYGDFLMNLLYKIRPYEKIKGEANKLYDKSRKVIKKNIETGNMIKFKKNIHEIIDEFLKIETIVQNKIKVGIVGEILVKFSPCANNNLIDALEEEGCEVKVYGLMNFINYCLYSDGFLESKFKGKLFSIKYKVFLSILKIYTNIIDKALNETKIFKSENLIEKIAEKTSQYISIGNQSGEGWFLTGEMIDFIEEGINNIVCIQPFGCLPNQITGRGMMKKIKHIYPESNITAIDYDPSYSEVNQINRIKLMVSVGKKSLDKI; from the coding sequence ATGAAAAAATTATTTTTAGGAATTGATTTAGGTTCTACAACTATTAAAATTGTTTGTGTTAATTCTAAAAAAGAAATACTATATTCGATTTATGAAAGACATTTTTCAGATGTTAGAAATAAATTGAAAATTATTTTAGATGAAATGTTAACAGTACTAACAAATAAATTCGGAAGAGATATATTGTTTAGAATTAATATAACAGGCTCATCAGGTATAGGAATATCCAAAACATTAAATTTTAATTTTACACAAGAAGTAATATCAAGTATAAAAGCAATTGAAATTTTAATTCCAGAAACAGATGTAGCAATAGAATTAGGTGGAGAGGATGCTAAAATAACGTTTTTAAGAGATGGAACAGAGCAAAGAATGAATGGAAGTTGTGCAGGTGGTACAGGAGCATTTATAGATCAAATGGCTAACTTATTAAATACAGATGCTATGGGCTTAAATGAATTGGCAAAAAAGTCCAATACAATTTATCCAATAGCTTCAAGATGTGGAGTTTTTGCTAAAACAGATGTACAACCTTTAATAAATGAAGGGGCTAAAAAAGAAGATATTGCAGTTTCTATTTTACAAGCTGTTGTAAACCAAACTATAACAGGATTAGCTTGTGGAAAAAAGATAGAAAAAAAGATAGCTTTTTTAGGAGGACCTTTATATTTTTTAAGTGAATTAAGAAAAAGATTTAAAGAAACATTGAACTTAAATGATGAAGATGTATTGTTTCCAAATGAATCTCAATTATTTGTTGCAAAGGGAGCTAGTTACATTGCTTTAGAAGAAGAGATTCCATTTATTAACATTAATGAATTTAAGGAAAGATTGCAACTATTATTGAAAAATGAATCAGAAAAATCTTCTTCTTTGAGACCTTTATTTTTAACAGAAAAAGAAAAAGAAGAATTTTATAAAAAGCATAATTTAGAAAAAGTAGGAAAAATTAATATAGATGAATATGAAGGAAATGCTTATTTAGGTATTGATGCAGGATCAACTACTATAAAATTAGTTTTGCTTTCTGAAAACTTAGAAATACTATATTCATATTATTCTAACAATAAGGGTACTCCTATGAATACTCTTCTTAAGGAAATGGAGAAATTATACGATAAATTAGGGGATAGAATAAAAATTAAAGGATCTTGTGTTACTGGTTATGGTGAACAATTGATAAAAACAGCATTTAATATTGACTATGGTATAGTTGAAACAATAGCCCATTATAAAGGAGCAAAACATTTCTTGCCAAATGTAGATTTTATATTGGATATTGGTGGTCAAGATATGAAGTGTCTTAAAATAAAGGATGGAGTTATAAAATCCATTCTTTTAAATGAGGCATGTTCTTCTGGATGTGGTTCCTTTTTAGAAACTTTTTCAAATTCTCTAAATATAGATATATTAGAATTTGCAAAGGTAGGTATGGAATCAAAAGAACCTTGTGATTTAGGTACTAGATGTACAGTATTTATGAATTCAAAGGTAAAACAAGTTCAAAAAGAGGGGGCTAAAATAGAAGATATTTCAGCAGGCCTTTCTTATTCAGTTATAAAAAATACTTTATATAAAGTTATAAAAATGAAAAACAATAATGAATTAGGAGAAAATATAGTAGTTCAGGGTGGGACATTTTTAAATGACTGTGTCTTAAGATGTTTTGAACTAATTTCTGAAAAATCTGTGGTAAGACCTAATATAGCAGGGTTAATGGGAGCCTTTGGTTGTGCTATAATAGCTAAGGAAAAATCAAAAGAAGAAAATAAAGAAATGTCTAGCATTTTGAATTTAAAAGGAATAAAAGAATTTTCATTTGAAAGTAAGTTAACAAGATGTAAGGGATGTGGAAATAACTGCCTATTAACTGTTCATTTATTTAAAACAGGGGAAAGATTTGTTTCAGGAAATAGGTGTGATAATTTTTTAGGGAAAATAAAAAAAGAATCTAAATATAATATGGTTGAGTATAAATATAATAGATTATTCAATTATAATCCTTTGGATATTTCCAAGGCATTTAGAGGAGAAATAGGAATCCCTAGAGTTTTAAATATTTATGAATCTTATCCTTTTTGGTTTACATTATTTAACTCTCTAGGATTTAGAGTTATTATTTCAGATGAATCCTCTAAAAGATTATACAATAAAGGAATTGGAACTATATCTTCAGATTCAATATGTTACCCGGCTAAACTTGTCCATGGACATATTATAAATTTGATAGAGAAGGGAATAAAAAAAATATTTTATCCTTGTGTGGTGTATGAAGAAAAAGAGTCTTTAACATCAGATAATAACTATAATTGTCCAATTGTAATTTCATATTCTGAAGTTATTAAAAATAATATGGATATATTAAAGGAAAAAAATATAGAATTAATAAACCCATTTGTATCACTAGAAAGTAAAAAAGTAATATGTAAAACATTGGAAAAAGAATTTGCCAAATACAATATTAAAAAACATGAGATAAAATCAGCAGTTGATCTTGCTTGGGAAGAAAGAATAAATTATAAAGAAGACCTGTTGGAAAAAACAAATGAAATTTTAAAATATATAGAGGAAAATGATAAACCAGGTATAGTTTTATGCGGGAGACCTTACCATATAGATAAAGAAATTAATCATGGAATTCCAGATATTATAAGTTCTTTTAATATACCTATTTTAACAGGAGATGTAATATCAACTTTATCGCCCCTTAAACATAAATTAAGGGTTGTGGATCAATGGACATATCATTCTAGATTATATAGAGCAGCAAATTTTGTAGGAGAACACAAGAATTTAGAACTAATTGAATTTAATAGTTTCAGTTGCGGGATAGACTCAATAACTATAGATCAAGTATCTGAAATACTAGATTATTACGGAAAAACATATACTGTTTTAAAAATAGATGAAATAAGTAATATGGGTTCTGTTAAAATTAGGCTAAGAAGTTTACTTGCAGTTATAGGAGATAAAAAAAGAAATATTTTGAAGGAAATTCAACATAAGAAAACTACAAAAAAAATAGAGTTTACTAAAAAATCAAAGGAAGAATATACTATAATAGCGCCTCAAATGTCTCCAATACATTTTGACTTAATAAAAACAGCTTTTAAATCTAGTGGTTATAATTTAGATGTTTTAACTGAAACAAAAAGTGCAATTGATATGGGATTAAAGTATGTGAATAATGATGCTTGTTATCCAGCCATACTAGTTGTAGGAGAATTAATACTAGCATTAAAGTCAAAGAAATATAATCTAGACAAGACGGCTGTTTTAATATCTCAAACTGGAGGAAGTTGTAGAGCTACAAATTACATAGCATTACTAAAAAAAGCTTTAAGTGATGCTGGTTTTGAAAATATCCCGGTACTTTCTTTAAATAGTCTAGGATATGAGCAACAAGAGGGATTTAAATTAAGTTTAAAATTAATTCATAAATTAATAATGGCAGTTTCATATGGAGATTTTTTAATGAATTTATTGTATAAGATAAGACCTTATGAAAAGATTAAAGGGGAAGCTAATAAATTATATGATAAATCTAGGAAAGTAATTAAAAAGAATATAGAAACTGGGAATATGATTAAATTCAAAAAAAATATTCATGAAATAATAGATGAGTTTTTAAAAATAGAAACCATTGTACAAAATAAAATAAAAGTTGGAATAGTTGGAGAAATTTTAGTAAAATTTAGTCCTTGTGCAAATAATAATTTAATAGATGCTCTAGAAGAAGAAGGATGCGAAGTTAAAGTTTATGGATTGATGAATTTTATAAATTATTGTTTATATAGTGACGGATTTCTTGAAAGTAAATTTAAAGGGAAATTATTTTCTATAAAATATAAAGTTTTTCTTTCAATTTTGAAAATATACACTAATATAATTGATAAGGCTTTAAATGAAACTAAAATATTTAAAAGCGAAAATTTAATTGAAAAAATAGCTGAAAAAACTTCTCAGTATATTTCAATTGGAAATCAATCTGGAGAGGGTTGGTTTTTAACTGGAGAAATGATAGATTTTATAGAAGAGGGAATCAATAATATTGTTTGTATACAGCCATTTGGTTGTCTACCTAATCAAATAACAGGAAGAGGAATGATGAAAAAAATAAAACATATTTATCCAGAATCCAATATAACTGCAATAGATTATGATCCTTCTTATTCAGAGGTAAATCAAATAAATAGAATTAAATTAATGGTTTCAGTTGGAAAAAAAAGTTTGGATAAAATATAA